A single genomic interval of Brevundimonas diminuta harbors:
- a CDS encoding DUF305 domain-containing protein, with the protein MIRVLTPLALLGLLSACDGGGDPVQQALRDTSAANQAAAARTTEQMEAAGHAGHDMGGPTPGVTLGDRAFAASEAEMHRKMAAASGQTIDQAYVAKMIAHHEGAVAMAKVALRDSRDPEIRRMAQSVVDTQTREIAEMKAWAPTASPAN; encoded by the coding sequence ATGATCCGCGTCCTGACGCCGCTCGCCTTGCTGGGCTTGCTCAGCGCCTGCGACGGCGGCGGCGATCCGGTGCAGCAGGCGCTGCGCGATACCTCCGCCGCCAACCAGGCCGCGGCGGCGCGCACGACCGAACAGATGGAAGCCGCCGGTCACGCCGGTCACGACATGGGCGGCCCCACGCCCGGCGTCACCCTTGGAGATCGGGCCTTCGCCGCCTCCGAGGCCGAGATGCACCGGAAGATGGCCGCCGCCTCGGGTCAGACGATCGACCAGGCCTATGTCGCCAAGATGATCGCCCACCACGAAGGCGCCGTCGCCATGGCCAAGGTCGCCCTGCGTGACAGCCGCGACCCGGAAATCCGCCGCATGGCCCAGAGCGTCGTCGATACGCAGACGCGCGAGATCGCCGAGATGAAGGCCTGGGCGCCGACCGCCTCTCCGGCGAACTGA
- a CDS encoding cytochrome P450, with protein sequence MDATNADTVFRPAIPPRRAGKPLSLLPFLWISWRDPIQMWSERHFTEPQLHGSSAFGEILVVSHPEGVRHVLTENAANYVKGDLQRRVLGPMLAEGLLLTEGEVWRRARRILAPLFTPAKMATLNARMAEVCHARVAAWSLSARGRVLDIDSEMSGLTFDILSATMFSDELGGEARGFERALNQFLANGARIDPLDVLGAPDWAPRLGRLASFRSARFFEQRVTKLVEARRAKIESGDAPPDDLLSALLLARDEHGGPGLSDEEVAANILTFILAGHETTARALGWTLHLLSRQPEYLARLQAEADAFDVSDPKWAEALPWTRAVLEETMRLFPPAPTMARKALADDEIGGQTIKAGATVIISPWILQRHQLLWDDPDAFRPERFLPENRKAIDRYAYIPFSAGPRVCIGAAFALQEAMIALAAILRVADVEALTTVEPRPVHQITLRSREPMRLRLRARRKG encoded by the coding sequence ATGGACGCGACGAACGCCGACACTGTCTTCCGCCCTGCGATACCGCCCCGGCGCGCGGGCAAGCCGCTGTCGCTGCTGCCCTTCCTGTGGATCAGCTGGCGCGATCCGATCCAGATGTGGTCCGAGCGGCATTTCACCGAACCGCAACTGCATGGATCCTCGGCCTTTGGCGAAATCCTCGTGGTCAGTCATCCCGAGGGCGTGCGGCACGTCCTGACCGAGAACGCCGCCAACTATGTGAAGGGCGATCTGCAACGGCGTGTGCTGGGACCGATGCTGGCGGAGGGCCTGCTGCTGACCGAGGGCGAGGTCTGGCGTCGCGCCCGGCGCATCCTCGCGCCCCTGTTCACCCCCGCCAAGATGGCGACCTTGAACGCAAGGATGGCCGAGGTCTGTCACGCGCGTGTGGCTGCCTGGTCGCTGTCGGCGCGCGGGCGGGTGCTGGATATCGACAGCGAGATGTCGGGCCTGACCTTCGACATTCTGTCGGCGACCATGTTCTCGGACGAGCTGGGCGGCGAGGCCCGCGGGTTCGAGCGGGCGCTGAACCAGTTTCTGGCCAACGGCGCGCGCATCGATCCGCTTGACGTGCTGGGCGCACCGGACTGGGCCCCGCGCCTGGGCCGCCTGGCCAGCTTCCGCTCGGCCCGCTTCTTCGAGCAGCGCGTGACGAAGCTGGTCGAGGCCCGCCGCGCCAAGATCGAGAGCGGCGACGCGCCGCCCGACGACCTGCTCAGCGCGCTTCTGCTGGCCCGCGACGAACACGGCGGTCCGGGCCTGAGCGACGAAGAGGTCGCGGCCAACATCCTGACCTTCATCCTGGCGGGACACGAGACCACGGCCCGCGCCCTGGGCTGGACCCTGCATCTGCTGTCGCGCCAGCCCGAGTATCTGGCCCGGCTCCAGGCCGAGGCCGACGCCTTCGACGTCTCCGATCCCAAATGGGCCGAGGCCTTGCCCTGGACCCGCGCCGTGCTGGAGGAGACGATGCGTCTGTTTCCGCCCGCCCCGACCATGGCCCGCAAGGCCCTGGCCGACGACGAGATCGGCGGACAGACGATCAAGGCCGGCGCCACCGTCATCATCTCGCCGTGGATCCTCCAGCGCCACCAGCTGCTGTGGGACGACCCCGACGCCTTCCGGCCCGAACGTTTTCTTCCGGAGAACCGAAAGGCCATCGATCGCTACGCCTACATCCCCTTCAGCGCCGGACCCCGCGTCTGCATCGGCGCCGCCTTCGCCCTGCAGGAGGCGATGATCGCGCTCGCCGCCATCCTTCGCGTCGCCGATGTCGAGGCTCTGACGACGGTGGAACCTCGCCCAGTTCACCAGATCACCCTGCGCAGCCGCGAGCCGATGCGGTTGAGGCTGAGGGCGCGGCGCAAGGGCTGA
- a CDS encoding glycosyltransferase family 4 protein: MRTAILLPPGCLFSEAQPNSMETVVRTMAGVDQGGETRIFCCQGADDGVSTAVDALPAGRIRMPTLIERLRAFRPDIIEHHQQVKQALAVQKALPETPHVLYRHNALRPPRHPIDRWRYRARYERLDGLVFVSLAERDAFVRTFPDLHDRAFAVPNPIDAGAWLASPEDRQPVIAFAGRAMPEKGVDVLCAALPGVLDAHPDWRAVLMLNDWDDHARWAARHVAPLRKYGDRVEVLKSAPLGEVRRRMQTAAIALTPSVWDEPFGLTAIEAHAAGAALISSGRGGLREASGPHALYVDAVTPKTLAAAMERLITVPDGRLALARSAQAYVLAIHTPERRAAELMAVRQTVIDRRRARQTTGIA; this comes from the coding sequence TTGCGCACCGCCATCCTGCTCCCTCCGGGATGCCTGTTTTCCGAAGCCCAGCCGAACTCAATGGAGACGGTGGTGCGGACGATGGCGGGCGTCGATCAGGGCGGCGAGACTCGCATCTTCTGTTGTCAGGGCGCGGACGACGGCGTTTCGACGGCCGTCGATGCACTGCCGGCGGGGCGCATCCGCATGCCGACACTTATCGAGCGGCTGCGCGCCTTTAGGCCCGATATCATCGAACATCATCAGCAGGTGAAACAGGCGCTGGCGGTCCAAAAGGCTCTGCCCGAGACGCCTCACGTACTCTATCGCCACAACGCCCTGCGCCCGCCGCGCCACCCCATCGACCGCTGGCGTTATCGGGCGCGTTATGAGCGGCTGGACGGCCTGGTCTTCGTCAGCTTGGCGGAGCGGGACGCCTTCGTGCGCACCTTCCCTGATCTGCACGACCGGGCGTTCGCGGTGCCCAACCCCATCGACGCCGGCGCCTGGCTGGCCTCGCCTGAGGATCGACAGCCGGTGATCGCCTTCGCCGGGCGCGCCATGCCGGAAAAGGGCGTCGATGTTCTGTGCGCCGCCCTGCCCGGTGTGCTGGACGCCCACCCCGACTGGCGCGCCGTGCTGATGCTGAACGACTGGGACGATCATGCGCGCTGGGCGGCCCGGCATGTCGCGCCGCTGCGAAAGTATGGCGACCGGGTAGAGGTGCTGAAATCCGCGCCTTTGGGCGAGGTGCGCCGGCGGATGCAGACGGCCGCCATCGCCTTGACGCCCTCCGTCTGGGACGAGCCGTTCGGCCTGACGGCGATCGAGGCCCATGCGGCGGGCGCAGCCCTGATCTCGTCCGGCCGTGGGGGTCTGCGCGAAGCCAGCGGGCCGCACGCCCTCTATGTCGATGCGGTGACCCCGAAGACATTGGCGGCGGCGATGGAACGGCTGATCACGGTGCCCGACGGACGATTGGCGCTGGCGCGATCCGCCCAGGCCTATGTGCTGGCGATCCATACGCCCGAGCGCCGCGCGGCCGAGCTGATGGCCGTGCGCCAGACCGTGATCGACCGACGCCGGGCGCGTCAGACGACCGGGATCGCCTGA
- a CDS encoding TIGR00282 family metallophosphoesterase, protein MRLAFFGDVIGKSGRDGISDHLPGLKRDLKLDFVVVNAENAAGGFGITENTARELFMAGADCLTLGNHSWDQREALTYIVREPRLIRPANYPRLMDAPGAGANLFETHSGRTVLVMNVLGRVHMDPMDDPFGAVERELAAAPLGAVADAVIVDMHAEVTSEKMAMGHFCDGRASLVVGTHTHVPTADCQILPGGTAYQTDAGGCCDYDSVIGNEKEEPLRRFTTRISGGRYMPASGPATVCGVFVETDDRTGLAKRVEPIRVGGRLSQAIPVV, encoded by the coding sequence ATGAGACTGGCATTTTTCGGCGACGTCATCGGCAAGTCCGGTCGTGACGGCATCAGCGATCATCTTCCGGGCCTGAAGCGGGACCTTAAACTCGACTTCGTGGTCGTGAATGCAGAGAACGCCGCGGGCGGCTTCGGCATCACCGAGAACACGGCGCGCGAGCTGTTCATGGCGGGCGCCGACTGCCTGACGCTGGGCAACCACAGCTGGGACCAGCGTGAGGCCCTGACCTATATCGTGCGTGAGCCGCGCCTGATCCGGCCGGCCAACTATCCACGCCTGATGGATGCCCCGGGCGCCGGGGCCAATCTGTTCGAAACCCATTCGGGCCGGACGGTCCTGGTCATGAACGTGCTGGGCCGGGTGCACATGGACCCGATGGACGATCCGTTCGGGGCGGTGGAGCGCGAACTGGCGGCGGCGCCGCTGGGCGCGGTGGCCGACGCCGTCATAGTGGACATGCATGCCGAGGTCACGTCCGAGAAGATGGCCATGGGCCATTTCTGCGACGGCCGTGCGTCGCTGGTGGTCGGCACCCACACCCATGTGCCCACCGCCGACTGCCAGATCTTGCCGGGCGGCACGGCCTATCAGACCGACGCCGGCGGCTGCTGCGACTACGACAGTGTGATCGGCAACGAGAAGGAAGAGCCGTTGCGGCGCTTCACCACCCGGATTTCTGGCGGTCGTTACATGCCGGCGTCCGGGCCAGCGACCGTGTGCGGGGTCTTCGTCGAGACGGACGACCGGACGGGTCTGGCCAAGCGGGTAGAGCCGATCCGCGTCGGCGGGCGGTTGTCTCAGGCGATCCCGGTCGTCTGA
- a CDS encoding 5-formyltetrahydrofolate cyclo-ligase: MIQDKHELRSAARALRKRLTEADPLAASRAADHADALPTARIVALYRAMGSELDTDALAAALEAVGRRLSLPVVVQRDAPMEFRAWSPGEPLEMDAAGCPAPLPLAEVVTPDLVLTPLLAFDDRGGRLGQGGGYYDRTFVAQPDAIRIGFAYAGQRVERLALKPHDIRLHGVLTETGYTAFE; encoded by the coding sequence ATGATCCAGGACAAGCATGAACTTCGATCGGCCGCCCGCGCCTTGCGCAAGCGTTTGACCGAAGCCGATCCACTGGCCGCGAGCCGGGCGGCGGACCATGCCGATGCGCTTCCCACCGCTCGGATCGTCGCGCTCTATCGCGCCATGGGGTCAGAGCTGGATACCGACGCCCTGGCCGCAGCGCTGGAGGCGGTGGGCCGCCGCCTGTCTCTGCCCGTCGTGGTCCAGCGCGACGCCCCGATGGAGTTCCGCGCCTGGTCGCCCGGCGAGCCGCTGGAGATGGACGCCGCCGGATGTCCTGCCCCCTTGCCGCTGGCGGAGGTCGTCACGCCGGACCTGGTCCTGACGCCGCTGCTGGCCTTTGATGATCGGGGCGGACGCCTGGGGCAGGGCGGCGGCTATTATGACCGCACCTTCGTCGCCCAACCCGACGCCATCCGCATCGGTTTCGCCTATGCCGGCCAAAGGGTCGAACGGCTGGCGTTGAAGCCTCACGACATTCGACTGCATGGCGTTCTGACCGAGACCGGCTATACGGCTTTCGAATGA
- a CDS encoding cell division protein ZapA, with amino-acid sequence MATVTVEVNGRPYAVGCADGQEERVRILAKQFDNQVRQVAGDVGHVGDLRLFLMSALILADELHEARLNAGKPGPSSATAPAPASTDGVAEALNAVAARIEKIAQNL; translated from the coding sequence ATGGCGACGGTGACGGTCGAGGTCAACGGCCGCCCTTATGCGGTGGGGTGCGCCGACGGACAGGAAGAGCGGGTCCGAATCCTGGCCAAACAGTTCGACAACCAGGTGCGCCAAGTCGCAGGCGACGTGGGCCATGTCGGCGATCTGCGGCTGTTTCTGATGTCCGCGCTGATCCTGGCCGACGAACTGCATGAGGCGCGGCTGAACGCCGGCAAGCCGGGGCCTTCGTCAGCGACAGCCCCGGCTCCGGCCTCGACGGACGGGGTCGCCGAGGCGCTGAACGCCGTCGCCGCTCGAATCGAAAAGATCGCCCAGAACCTCTAG